From Loxodonta africana isolate mLoxAfr1 chromosome 2, mLoxAfr1.hap2, whole genome shotgun sequence, the proteins below share one genomic window:
- the LOC100672209 gene encoding olfactory receptor 2AJ1-like encodes MMGFENHTSGSDFILLGLFSSSQISLVFFSFICIIFVMSVTENTVMILLIRRDLRLHTPMYFLLSHLSFMDILHISNIVPKMVADFLSGNRTISFVGCGFQIFLSLTLLGGECLLLAAMSYDRYVAICHPLRYPILMNEHVSILMASGSWLVGKINSTVHTAYALHFPFCGSRAMDHFFCEVPAMLKLSCVDTLHYEKGVYVSGIIFLVIPFSVIFASYVKILLTVLQMKSSEAQKKSFSTCSFHMIVVMMYYGPFIFTYMRPKSYHIPGQDKFLAIFYTILTPTLNPIIYSFRNKDVLAAMKTMLESSFLPNR; translated from the coding sequence ATGATGGGATTTGAGAATCACACTTCTGGCAGTGATTTTATTCTCTTGGGACTGTTCTCTTCTTCCCAAATAAGTCTGGTGTTCTTCTCCTTTATATGTATCATTTTTGTTATGTctgtaacagaaaacacagtcaTGATCCTCCTTATCCGTAGGGACTTACGACTCCATACTCCTATGTATTTCCTGCTCAGCCATCTCTCTTTCATGGACATCTTGCATATTTCCAACATTGTTCCTAAAATGGTTGCTGACTTCCTATCAGGCAACAGAACAATTTCATTTGTAGGTTGTGGCTTCCAGATATTTCTTTCCCTCACTCTCCTAGGTGGTGAGTGCCTCCTCCTAGCAGCAATGTCCTATGATCGCTATGTAGCCATCTGTCACCCACTGCGCTACCCCATTCTTATGAATGAGCATGTCAGTATTCTCATGGCTAGTGGGTCCTGGCTAGTGGggaaaatcaactccacagttcACACAGCTTATGCACTCCACTTCCCTTTCTGTGGCTCAAGGGCCATGGATCACTTTTTTTGTGAAGTCCCAGCCATGTTGAAGTTGTCCTGTGTAGACACATTACACTACGAAAAAGGTGTTTATGTAAGTGGTATCATCTTCCTGGTCATCCCTTTTTCTGTGATCTTTGCTTCTTATGTGAAAATTCTCCTTACCGTCCTCCAGATGAAATCGTCAGAAGCACAGAAAAAGTCATTTTCTACCTGTTCCTTCCACATGATTGTGGTCATGATGTACTATGGGCCATTTATTTTCACATATATGAGACCAAAGTCCTACCACATTCCAGGCCAGGATAAGTTCTTGGCAATATTCTATACCATTCTCACACCTACACTCAACCCTATCATCTACAGCTTTAGAAATAAAGATGTTCTGGCAGCAATGAAAACTATGCTTGAAAGTAGCTTTCTGCCTAACAGATGA
- the LOC100671913 gene encoding olfactory receptor 2AK2-like translates to MKTENQSFGAEFILLGLFQYGQMNTILFVAIAVIFSVALIGNIILIHLIRLDTRLHTPMYFLLSQLSFIDMMYISTTVPKLAANFLSNSKTITFLGCEIQTFVFSALGTTEALLLGFMSYDRYVAICHPLHYPMLMNKTICLSTVTCAWASSSINALIHTLYVFQLPFCKSRLINHFFCEVPSLLPLVCQDTSKYEYTILLSGLIILLLPFMGVLASYPRMLIVVYQMSSGKGQTKAVSTCSSHLIVASLFYGTALSTYTRPHALHDPEEDKVVVGFYSIITPLLNPFIYSLRNKEVMGAMRRLLG, encoded by the coding sequence atgaagacagaaaatcaaagttttggagcagagtttatacttcttggccttttccaatatggccaaatgaacactatCCTCTTTGTTGCCATTGCcgtcatcttctcagtggctctgatagggaatatcatactgatccaccttaTCCGATTGGACACCCGACTCCATACTCCCATGTACTttctcctcagtcagctctccttcattgacatgatgtacatctccaccacggtacccaagttggcagcaaacttcctgtcgaatagtaagaccattacttttttaggttgtgagattcaaacctttgtgttTTCGGCCCTTGGTACCACTGAAGCCCTTCTACTTGGTTTTATGTCTTATGATCGATATGTAGCCATCTGTCACCCTCTACATTATCCTATGCTCATGAACAAGACAATCTGTTTGTCCAcagtcacatgtgcatgggccagtagctctatcaatgctttaatacatacactgtatgtgtTTCAACTCCCATTCTGTAAGTCTCGGCTTATTAACcattttttctgtgaagttccatctctattgcctttggtgtgtcaggacacctccaaGTATGAGTATACCATCCTCTTAAGTGGtcttatcattctgctactaccattcatgggcGTTCTGGCTTCCTACCCCCGgatgcttattgtggtgtaccagatgagctcaggtaaagggcagacaaaagcggtctccacgtgttcctctcacctgattgtggcaagcctattctatgggaccgctctctccacctatacaagaccacacgCCTTGCAtgaccctgaggaagataaagtggtggtggGGTTTTACAGCAttattacacctcttctgaacccatttatctacagtctgaggaataaggaagtcatgggggccatgaggaGACTGCTGGGATAG